A portion of the Hylaeus volcanicus isolate JK05 unplaced genomic scaffold, UHH_iyHylVolc1.0_haploid 12237, whole genome shotgun sequence genome contains these proteins:
- the LOC128883914 gene encoding acetyl-coenzyme A transporter 1-like isoform X2, which translates to MTSKMEIDLKKNKSSILNKTQRNTKEIAILLLLYTVQGIPIGLSTSIVFLLQGYVSYKDLGLFSLVTLPFSLKIFWAPLVDSFYIERIGRRKTWIIGTLSFLVMFWAGYPSSVDSWLGYANTTQGQGKPNVSNLILYFVVLFVLMSTQDIVVDGWSLTLLSKENRYLSSTCNIVGQMLGVSISNVIFLALNDPKTCNRWIRTSPSSDPIVTLGSFLRICSYVVVFSTILASFFPEYSLKNEKSDTDKEEYPHSEFPYEKKSIASTYKQLFSLLSIAPVRSLSLVLLSGRVAFGTLESVFPLKLVEAGLKKEQLAFLTSLLLPINFLSPIIISRVVHGHNSLSLYLVGWRFRVCIGFLSLCFIWLTRIVYETFVLNTASTILINSLIMLMLALQTICTDLMFSSQVSFFAHVADSNIGGTYMTFLNTVTNIGAKWPSFLALLTLDIFEKLLGAKGYVIQHLIFTFLGHLWYKRATSALYYLEQCPLDKWKTLN; encoded by the exons atgACCTCTAAAAtggaaattgatttaaaaaaaaataaaagtagcaTATTGAACAAAACTCAACGTAATACAAAGGAAATCGCAATACTTCTTTTACTTTACACCGTTCAAGGAATTCCTATAGGACTCTCAACGTCTATAGTTTTTTTGTTACAAGGTTACGTGTCTTATAAAGATCTTGGACTTTTTTCCTTGGTCACTCTCCCATTTAG tttaaaaatattttgggCACCTCTAGttgattctttttatattgaGAGGATAGGAAGGCGTAAAACATGGATCATAGGT ACattatcttttcttgttaTGTTTTGGGCTGGTTATCCCTCTTCCGTTGATTCATGGTTAGGGTATGCGAATACTACACAGGGTCAAGGGAAGCCAAATGTTTCTAATCTAATACTTTACTTTGTTGTCCTTTTTGTCTTAATGTCAACACAg GATATTGTAGTTGACGGATGGTCTTTAACGTTACTCTCTAAAGAGAATCGCTATTTATCATCCACCTGCAACATTGTTGGTCAAATGTTAGGGGTCTCGATTTCAAATGTGATTTTCTTAGCTCTAAATGATCCTA AAACATGTAATCGGTGGATACGAACGTCTCCTTCCTCTGATCCGATTGTCACTTTAGGATCTTTCTTAAG AATCTGTAGCTACGTTGTtgttttttcaacaattttagcATCTTTTTTTCCCGaatatt cgttaaaaaatgaaaaatcggaTACTGATAAGGAAGAATATCCACATTCGGAATTtccttatgaaaaaaaatctattGCTTCCACTTATAAACAGCTCTTTTCTTTATTGTCAATAGCACCAGTACGAAGTCTTAGCCTGGTTCTTTTATCAGGACGGGTTGCTTTCGGAACACTTGAATCGGTGTTTCCTTTAAAG cttGTTGAAGCCgggttaaaaaaagaacaattggCATTCTTGACATCTTTACTACTACCTATAAATTTTCTGTCCCCCATTATC attaGCCGAGTGGTTCACGGACATAATTCTCTATCTCTGTATTTAGTGGGATGGCGATTTCGCGTTTGTATAGGCTTTTTATCCTTAT GTTTCATATGGCTTACTAGAATAGTGTATGAAAcctttgttttaaatacagCCTCCACCATTTTGATAAATAGTCTGATAATGCTTATGTTAGCTTTACAAACTATTTGTACagatttaatgttttcatcccaa GTGTCATTTTTCGCTCACGTTGCTGATTCCAATATAGGTGGAACATATatgacttttttaaatacggTTACGAATATCGGAGCAaag TGGCCTTCGTTTTTAGCTTTACTAACCcttgatatttttgaaaaacttttgGGAGCCAAAGGCTATGTTAtacaacatttaatttttacatttctggGACATTTATGGTATAAAAGAGCTACCTCGGCTCTCTATTATTTAGAGCAGTGTCCTCTTGATAAATGGAAAACACTTAATTAA
- the LOC128884022 gene encoding serine/threonine-protein phosphatase PP1-gamma catalytic subunit B-like isoform X2, producing the protein MTNTLSIDIDSIIERLRGVRGCRAAKAVDLLESEIKGLCLLSRDVFMSQPILLELESPIKICGDIHGQYHDLLHLFEYGGFPPSVNYLFLGDYVDRGRQSLETICLLLAYKIKYPENFFLLRGNHECASINRIYGFYDELAAIIDEKIFCMHGGLSPELNQMSQIRRIIRPTDIPDTGLLCDLLWSDPEKNSSGWGDNDRGVSFTFGADIVHNFLRKHDLDLICRAHQVVEDGYEFFAKRRLVTLFSAPNYCGEFDNAGAMMSVDETLMCSFQILKPVSKKKPK; encoded by the exons ATGACAAATACCCTTAGTATTGACATCGACTCCATTATCGAACGGTTACGCGGTGTAAGAGGATGTCGAGCTGCAAAAGCAGTTGATTTATtagaaagtgaaattaaagGTTTATGCCTTTTATCTCGTGATGTCTTTATGTCGCAACCTATTTTATTGGAACTAGAATCTCCTATCAAAATATGCGGAGATATTCACGGGCAATACCATGATTtacttcatttatttgaatatggTGGTTTTCCTCCAAGTGTTAATTATCTTTTCTTAGGAGATTATGTTGATCGTGGCCGCCAGTCATTAGAAACAATATGTTTACTTTTagcttataaaataaaatatcctgaaaatttctttttgcttcGTGGAAATCATGAATGTGCATCTATTAATCGTATTTATGGATTTTACGATGAAT TAGCTGCCATTATTGATGAAAAGATTTTCTGTATGCATGGTGGTCTTTCTCCTGAGCTCAACCAAATGAGTCAAATACGTCGCATAATTCGCCCTACAGATATCCCTGACACGg gcCTTTTATGCGATTTATTATGGAGTGATCCAGAGAAAAACTCTTCTGGATGGGGTGATAATGACCGTGGAGTGTCTTTTACCTTTGGTGCGGATATTgttcataattttcttcgaaaacacGATCTTGATTTAATTTGTCGTGCTCACCAA GTTGTCGAAGATGGATACGAGTTTTTCGCTAAGCGCCGCTTAGTAACCCTTTTCAGTGCTCCCAATTATTGTGGTGAATTCGATAACGCTGGTGCTATGATGTCTGTGGATGAAACACTAATGTGTTcatttcaa ATTTTGAAACCGgtatcgaaaaaaaaaccaaaataa
- the LOC128883914 gene encoding acetyl-coenzyme A transporter 1-like isoform X1 produces MTSKMEIDLKKNKSSILNKTQRNTKEIAILLLLYTVQGIPIGLSTSIVFLLQGYVSYKDLGLFSLVTLPFSLKIFWAPLVDSFYIERIGRRKTWIIGVQTLSFLVMFWAGYPSSVDSWLGYANTTQGQGKPNVSNLILYFVVLFVLMSTQDIVVDGWSLTLLSKENRYLSSTCNIVGQMLGVSISNVIFLALNDPKTCNRWIRTSPSSDPIVTLGSFLRICSYVVVFSTILASFFPEYSLKNEKSDTDKEEYPHSEFPYEKKSIASTYKQLFSLLSIAPVRSLSLVLLSGRVAFGTLESVFPLKLVEAGLKKEQLAFLTSLLLPINFLSPIIISRVVHGHNSLSLYLVGWRFRVCIGFLSLCFIWLTRIVYETFVLNTASTILINSLIMLMLALQTICTDLMFSSQVSFFAHVADSNIGGTYMTFLNTVTNIGAKWPSFLALLTLDIFEKLLGAKGYVIQHLIFTFLGHLWYKRATSALYYLEQCPLDKWKTLN; encoded by the exons atgACCTCTAAAAtggaaattgatttaaaaaaaaataaaagtagcaTATTGAACAAAACTCAACGTAATACAAAGGAAATCGCAATACTTCTTTTACTTTACACCGTTCAAGGAATTCCTATAGGACTCTCAACGTCTATAGTTTTTTTGTTACAAGGTTACGTGTCTTATAAAGATCTTGGACTTTTTTCCTTGGTCACTCTCCCATTTAG tttaaaaatattttgggCACCTCTAGttgattctttttatattgaGAGGATAGGAAGGCGTAAAACATGGATCATAGGTGTTCAA ACattatcttttcttgttaTGTTTTGGGCTGGTTATCCCTCTTCCGTTGATTCATGGTTAGGGTATGCGAATACTACACAGGGTCAAGGGAAGCCAAATGTTTCTAATCTAATACTTTACTTTGTTGTCCTTTTTGTCTTAATGTCAACACAg GATATTGTAGTTGACGGATGGTCTTTAACGTTACTCTCTAAAGAGAATCGCTATTTATCATCCACCTGCAACATTGTTGGTCAAATGTTAGGGGTCTCGATTTCAAATGTGATTTTCTTAGCTCTAAATGATCCTA AAACATGTAATCGGTGGATACGAACGTCTCCTTCCTCTGATCCGATTGTCACTTTAGGATCTTTCTTAAG AATCTGTAGCTACGTTGTtgttttttcaacaattttagcATCTTTTTTTCCCGaatatt cgttaaaaaatgaaaaatcggaTACTGATAAGGAAGAATATCCACATTCGGAATTtccttatgaaaaaaaatctattGCTTCCACTTATAAACAGCTCTTTTCTTTATTGTCAATAGCACCAGTACGAAGTCTTAGCCTGGTTCTTTTATCAGGACGGGTTGCTTTCGGAACACTTGAATCGGTGTTTCCTTTAAAG cttGTTGAAGCCgggttaaaaaaagaacaattggCATTCTTGACATCTTTACTACTACCTATAAATTTTCTGTCCCCCATTATC attaGCCGAGTGGTTCACGGACATAATTCTCTATCTCTGTATTTAGTGGGATGGCGATTTCGCGTTTGTATAGGCTTTTTATCCTTAT GTTTCATATGGCTTACTAGAATAGTGTATGAAAcctttgttttaaatacagCCTCCACCATTTTGATAAATAGTCTGATAATGCTTATGTTAGCTTTACAAACTATTTGTACagatttaatgttttcatcccaa GTGTCATTTTTCGCTCACGTTGCTGATTCCAATATAGGTGGAACATATatgacttttttaaatacggTTACGAATATCGGAGCAaag TGGCCTTCGTTTTTAGCTTTACTAACCcttgatatttttgaaaaacttttgGGAGCCAAAGGCTATGTTAtacaacatttaatttttacatttctggGACATTTATGGTATAAAAGAGCTACCTCGGCTCTCTATTATTTAGAGCAGTGTCCTCTTGATAAATGGAAAACACTTAATTAA
- the LOC128884019 gene encoding uncharacterized protein LOC128884019, producing MTRKKTLFFFFIYYANSIMAIDIRELQQKTHLYKSQFKSHPLLLNQTHIGSNFTEHLPLSKGNVKFSPLYRFNAALNDPQTFLLRAQEALCSGKIRCSSAKSFLKAVGDPVIHGVDNMILSNITKQLQSSTLKIHDSVASAITPHVDTLEFQPFVTRLENAFTFLASQLGIDGSKGAAPPIISQASHLPNDLVKTVLRRSKDLSFYDSKTISQICYRIQLNIPICNPFIQRHSTENSKKFPAFYNVRGFSSNVTEKNTVESLFDGLYTLADISSEGSPVYVKQLSLNEQGIMRNSHQEGVTSLVMWQTQPLTGSIVKALGIHSISVAITPNLPILDFILLETKLPFALYQNSHPPSDCNAIFKTQFSVPFCKSFVSKWKIWSLKDFPCTLNVAEHKHICLSEPKNVTFTIKNSLGNR from the exons ATGACACGAAAAAAAaccttatttttcttttttatttattacgcaaATTCAATCATGGCGATCGACa TTCGAGAGTTACAACAAAAAACTCATCTCTACAAATCTCAATTTAAATCGCATCCCCtacttttaaatcaaacacATATAGGTTCTAATTTTACTGAACACCTGCCATTATCAAaaggaaatgtaaaattttctcCATTGTATCGCTTTAATGCTGCGTTAAATGACCCGCAG ACTTTTTTACTAAGAGCTCAGGAAGCTTTGTGTAGTGGTAAAATTAGATGTTCATCCGCGAAATCTTTCTTAAAAGCTGTGGGTGACCCCGTGATCCATGGAGTCGATAATATGATATTATCAAACATTACAAAGCAACTGCAGTCCTCCACacttaaaattcat GATAGCGTAGCTTCTGCTATAACACCTCATGTCGATACATTAGAATTTCAACCATTTGTGACTCGTTTAGAAAACGCATTTACTTTTTTAGCTTCACAGTTAGGAATAGATGGTTCTAAAGGAGCCGCACCTCCTATAATTTCTCAAGCAAGCCACCTTCCAAATGATCTTGTTAAGACAGTACTAAGGCGTTCAAAGGATTTATCCTTTTACGACTCG aaaacaATAAGTCAAATCTGTTatcgaattcaattaaatattcccATTTGTAACCCTTTTATACAACGACATAGCacagaaaattcgaaaaaatttcCAG CGTTTTATAATGTTCGTGGATTCAGTAGCAATGTAACGGAAAAGAATACTGTAGAGTCTCTTTTTGATGGTCTTTATACATTGGCTGACATTTCCTCTGAAGGTTCTCCTGTTTATGTCAAGCAATTAAGCCTTAACGAGCAAGGAATCATGAGGAATTCGCACCAGGAGGGAGTCACTTCGTTAGTTATGTGGCAGACACAGCCTCTCACAGGTTCCATTGTGAAGGCATTGGGAATTCACTCCATTTCGGTTGCTATTACACCAAACCTTCCGATATTagactttattttattggaaacaaAGCTACCCTTTGCTCTTTATCAGAATTCCCATCCCCCATCCGATTGTAATGCGATTTTCAAAACTCAATTTTCCGTGCCATTTTGTAAATCTTTTGTTTCGAAGTGGAAAATTTGGAGTCttaaa GATTTTCCTTGCACGCTTAATGTTGCAGAACACAAACACATTTGTTTATCTGAGCCGAAGAACGTGacgtttacaattaaaaatagccTGGGAAACagatga
- the LOC128883914 gene encoding acetyl-coenzyme A transporter 1-like isoform X4, whose translation MVRDIVVDGWSLTLLSKENRYLSSTCNIVGQMLGVSISNVIFLALNDPKTCNRWIRTSPSSDPIVTLGSFLRICSYVVVFSTILASFFPEYSLKNEKSDTDKEEYPHSEFPYEKKSIASTYKQLFSLLSIAPVRSLSLVLLSGRVAFGTLESVFPLKLVEAGLKKEQLAFLTSLLLPINFLSPIIISRVVHGHNSLSLYLVGWRFRVCIGFLSLCFIWLTRIVYETFVLNTASTILINSLIMLMLALQTICTDLMFSSQVSFFAHVADSNIGGTYMTFLNTVTNIGAKWPSFLALLTLDIFEKLLGAKGYVIQHLIFTFLGHLWYKRATSALYYLEQCPLDKWKTLN comes from the exons ATGGTTAGG GATATTGTAGTTGACGGATGGTCTTTAACGTTACTCTCTAAAGAGAATCGCTATTTATCATCCACCTGCAACATTGTTGGTCAAATGTTAGGGGTCTCGATTTCAAATGTGATTTTCTTAGCTCTAAATGATCCTA AAACATGTAATCGGTGGATACGAACGTCTCCTTCCTCTGATCCGATTGTCACTTTAGGATCTTTCTTAAG AATCTGTAGCTACGTTGTtgttttttcaacaattttagcATCTTTTTTTCCCGaatatt cgttaaaaaatgaaaaatcggaTACTGATAAGGAAGAATATCCACATTCGGAATTtccttatgaaaaaaaatctattGCTTCCACTTATAAACAGCTCTTTTCTTTATTGTCAATAGCACCAGTACGAAGTCTTAGCCTGGTTCTTTTATCAGGACGGGTTGCTTTCGGAACACTTGAATCGGTGTTTCCTTTAAAG cttGTTGAAGCCgggttaaaaaaagaacaattggCATTCTTGACATCTTTACTACTACCTATAAATTTTCTGTCCCCCATTATC attaGCCGAGTGGTTCACGGACATAATTCTCTATCTCTGTATTTAGTGGGATGGCGATTTCGCGTTTGTATAGGCTTTTTATCCTTAT GTTTCATATGGCTTACTAGAATAGTGTATGAAAcctttgttttaaatacagCCTCCACCATTTTGATAAATAGTCTGATAATGCTTATGTTAGCTTTACAAACTATTTGTACagatttaatgttttcatcccaa GTGTCATTTTTCGCTCACGTTGCTGATTCCAATATAGGTGGAACATATatgacttttttaaatacggTTACGAATATCGGAGCAaag TGGCCTTCGTTTTTAGCTTTACTAACCcttgatatttttgaaaaacttttgGGAGCCAAAGGCTATGTTAtacaacatttaatttttacatttctggGACATTTATGGTATAAAAGAGCTACCTCGGCTCTCTATTATTTAGAGCAGTGTCCTCTTGATAAATGGAAAACACTTAATTAA
- the LOC128883914 gene encoding acetyl-coenzyme A transporter 1-like isoform X3 — translation MFWAGYPSSVDSWLGYANTTQGQGKPNVSNLILYFVVLFVLMSTQDIVVDGWSLTLLSKENRYLSSTCNIVGQMLGVSISNVIFLALNDPKTCNRWIRTSPSSDPIVTLGSFLRICSYVVVFSTILASFFPEYSLKNEKSDTDKEEYPHSEFPYEKKSIASTYKQLFSLLSIAPVRSLSLVLLSGRVAFGTLESVFPLKLVEAGLKKEQLAFLTSLLLPINFLSPIIISRVVHGHNSLSLYLVGWRFRVCIGFLSLCFIWLTRIVYETFVLNTASTILINSLIMLMLALQTICTDLMFSSQVSFFAHVADSNIGGTYMTFLNTVTNIGAKWPSFLALLTLDIFEKLLGAKGYVIQHLIFTFLGHLWYKRATSALYYLEQCPLDKWKTLN, via the exons aTGTTTTGGGCTGGTTATCCCTCTTCCGTTGATTCATGGTTAGGGTATGCGAATACTACACAGGGTCAAGGGAAGCCAAATGTTTCTAATCTAATACTTTACTTTGTTGTCCTTTTTGTCTTAATGTCAACACAg GATATTGTAGTTGACGGATGGTCTTTAACGTTACTCTCTAAAGAGAATCGCTATTTATCATCCACCTGCAACATTGTTGGTCAAATGTTAGGGGTCTCGATTTCAAATGTGATTTTCTTAGCTCTAAATGATCCTA AAACATGTAATCGGTGGATACGAACGTCTCCTTCCTCTGATCCGATTGTCACTTTAGGATCTTTCTTAAG AATCTGTAGCTACGTTGTtgttttttcaacaattttagcATCTTTTTTTCCCGaatatt cgttaaaaaatgaaaaatcggaTACTGATAAGGAAGAATATCCACATTCGGAATTtccttatgaaaaaaaatctattGCTTCCACTTATAAACAGCTCTTTTCTTTATTGTCAATAGCACCAGTACGAAGTCTTAGCCTGGTTCTTTTATCAGGACGGGTTGCTTTCGGAACACTTGAATCGGTGTTTCCTTTAAAG cttGTTGAAGCCgggttaaaaaaagaacaattggCATTCTTGACATCTTTACTACTACCTATAAATTTTCTGTCCCCCATTATC attaGCCGAGTGGTTCACGGACATAATTCTCTATCTCTGTATTTAGTGGGATGGCGATTTCGCGTTTGTATAGGCTTTTTATCCTTAT GTTTCATATGGCTTACTAGAATAGTGTATGAAAcctttgttttaaatacagCCTCCACCATTTTGATAAATAGTCTGATAATGCTTATGTTAGCTTTACAAACTATTTGTACagatttaatgttttcatcccaa GTGTCATTTTTCGCTCACGTTGCTGATTCCAATATAGGTGGAACATATatgacttttttaaatacggTTACGAATATCGGAGCAaag TGGCCTTCGTTTTTAGCTTTACTAACCcttgatatttttgaaaaacttttgGGAGCCAAAGGCTATGTTAtacaacatttaatttttacatttctggGACATTTATGGTATAAAAGAGCTACCTCGGCTCTCTATTATTTAGAGCAGTGTCCTCTTGATAAATGGAAAACACTTAATTAA
- the LOC128884022 gene encoding serine/threonine-protein phosphatase PP1-gamma catalytic subunit B-like isoform X1 yields MTNTLSIDIDSIIERLRGVRGCRAAKAVDLLESEIKGLCLLSRDVFMSQPILLELESPIKICGDIHGQYHDLLHLFEYGGFPPSVNYLFLGDYVDRGRQSLETICLLLAYKIKYPENFFLLRGNHECASINRIYGFYDECKRRYSIKLWKTFTDCFNCLPVAAIIDEKIFCMHGGLSPELNQMSQIRRIIRPTDIPDTGLLCDLLWSDPEKNSSGWGDNDRGVSFTFGADIVHNFLRKHDLDLICRAHQVVEDGYEFFAKRRLVTLFSAPNYCGEFDNAGAMMSVDETLMCSFQILKPVSKKKPK; encoded by the exons ATGACAAATACCCTTAGTATTGACATCGACTCCATTATCGAACGGTTACGCGGTGTAAGAGGATGTCGAGCTGCAAAAGCAGTTGATTTATtagaaagtgaaattaaagGTTTATGCCTTTTATCTCGTGATGTCTTTATGTCGCAACCTATTTTATTGGAACTAGAATCTCCTATCAAAATATGCGGAGATATTCACGGGCAATACCATGATTtacttcatttatttgaatatggTGGTTTTCCTCCAAGTGTTAATTATCTTTTCTTAGGAGATTATGTTGATCGTGGCCGCCAGTCATTAGAAACAATATGTTTACTTTTagcttataaaataaaatatcctgaaaatttctttttgcttcGTGGAAATCATGAATGTGCATCTATTAATCGTATTTATGGATTTTACGATGAAT gtAAAAGACGttatagtataaaattatggaaaacCTTCACAGATTGCTTTAATTGTCTTCCAGTAGCTGCCATTATTGATGAAAAGATTTTCTGTATGCATGGTGGTCTTTCTCCTGAGCTCAACCAAATGAGTCAAATACGTCGCATAATTCGCCCTACAGATATCCCTGACACGg gcCTTTTATGCGATTTATTATGGAGTGATCCAGAGAAAAACTCTTCTGGATGGGGTGATAATGACCGTGGAGTGTCTTTTACCTTTGGTGCGGATATTgttcataattttcttcgaaaacacGATCTTGATTTAATTTGTCGTGCTCACCAA GTTGTCGAAGATGGATACGAGTTTTTCGCTAAGCGCCGCTTAGTAACCCTTTTCAGTGCTCCCAATTATTGTGGTGAATTCGATAACGCTGGTGCTATGATGTCTGTGGATGAAACACTAATGTGTTcatttcaa ATTTTGAAACCGgtatcgaaaaaaaaaccaaaataa